TGTATCGGATTGTTTGTCCTTGTATCACACAAGCTTTACCTTATTATCTCTTCCTGTATACAGTTTTACTTCTTTGTAAGTTGGGTTTAGAAGTCATGATTTGTGGCTTATCCAGTTCTTTTTTTACATGTTTCCTCGTGATTCATGAACGTACGTAGTTCAATAAATCCACGCATAACATATCAATGCttaatttttttagttttttattatcatggagttgtctgattttgaattttcAGGTGAACGTACCAAAGACAAAGAAAACTTTCTGCAAATCGAAGGAGTGCAAAAAGCACACCTTGCATAAGGTTACCCAGTACAAGAAGGGAAAAGATAGCTTAGCTGTTCAGGGGAAGCGTCGTTATGATCGGAAGCAGTCAGGTTATGGTGGGCAGACCAAGCCAGTCTTCCACAAAAAGGTGTTGATAATTTAATTGTACTTAAACTAGTGGAAAAGATGATGTGCTGTTAGACTATCTACTCAATATTTTACGGTTTTAcaatcaaacatttttacttgTATTTTGGGTGAATGTAGCTGAAGTTTTCTTTCTTGATCAGGCAAAAACAACCAAGAAAATCGTGTTGAGGCTGCAATGTCAAGGTTGTAAACATGTTTCCCAGCACCCTATCAAGGTTAGTTTTTTGTAGCTACATTTTCGTTTTGTTTGCATTGAgtcttttaaaatatttccagTACAATTTGGGGGAAATGTGTGTTTTGACCGGCCATACCCCTCCCTTGAATGGGAGAAATATATGCCACTACACCACATGAAATGTTGGCATTTTTTTGGTTATGCGGAAACCTTATTTTATGTTCGACATTTGCAGAGGTGCAAGCACTTTGAGATTGGTGGAGACAAGAAAGGGAAAGGAACTTCCCTTTTCTAAACAACCTTAGCCAGGAAATTGCGATGCTTTGGATTTTGGCTCTGTTTTGTGGACATAACTGGACTTTTGTTTTTTACTCCTCCTTAGCTTTAACATCAGATGGAGAGAAAGACCCCATTACGAATCACCTTGACATTTATGGGTTTTGtcatttatattttgtttttgagGCCATCCGAAGTTTTCTCTCTTCTCTTCATTTTGTTGCTCCCTTTTGTCATAACGACAAATCGACGATTATTATTTGGGGCTTACATTAGAGTCGGCTTTACACAAGTAAATGGAAATAAATTTTTAAGATTTAGTAAATTGCAGCATGGATGATATTACTGATACGAAGAAACTTGTGTTAATTATATACATTGAAAAACAAGAACTTATGgccattaaattattttaagtttattgtAATTCCCATTTCGGAGGGTTTGTAGTAAAAAAAAAGTGATTATTGGTTTTTGGTTTATAAAAATCAGTTTGGTGTATTTTTTAATGTAAATTTCGTGTTGgggtttcatttaattttattaaaattcaaaaattgatgacatgttttgatgATGTTATAGggataatcaatttttttaattatcgtCCTAGAATTACATCGCATCGTTTTTTCCTGATTTTTATAAAACtcatgattaaaaataagaaTCATAAATCGCATCGCATATATTGTTCGATCGTTAATTGATTGCATATGACAATTCAAttagattttatatatataaaaaaataattgcaAAATTACAAAATGATAATTAAGATTTCACCTCGTAATAAGTTGCGTGACAAGGATCTTTGGCTAGCCTACATTAGTTACTGTAGGAATTATGTTCTAAGAAAAACTATATTTTCAACACAAGTGATgcaaaatataattagcatgtccataatttaataaaaatattttgtcctTCAATTTTTTTACCACCTTCGTCATcttctaaaaaataattatgttgtcattttatattataatttatattctaaaattttaaaatatattgaaaaattaaattaaataaccgaCATATTCTGCCACGGAAatatacaaataataaaaaatatttttataaaaacataCATTATGTTCgaatattaatttttcaaaacgGAACCAGCCgtacaaaaatttcaaattgataaagccttttaataaataataacgGTAACAAGGAATACCATTGATTTAAACAAAgagttttgtatatatatatattgtgtgttTCACTCGTTCACAAATCACACGTAAAAAGTGAGAAACTTCAGAGATTTAATCCTCTCCTGTAAGCTCCTTTTCTCTCCTCTCTGCGTTTTCATTCGAAAATATTTGTGCAACAATTTGTGTTGCTTTCACTGTTTCCATTGCCACTGTTTTGGTATTACTCAAATCTTTATGCTTTCCATTCCATTTACTTAgatctgattttttttattattattattgttatcgCATCTTGTTATTTGGATCTTGTTTTTGTTTGATCTGATAATGTTTTTTGTTCTCGGTAATATCCAATGGTTAGGTTTATTTTTTGTTGATCTACTAGTCAGGTGTTGGAAAAATCTTCTTCTGGCTAGTAATTTTGACGAGAAAGATTAGCAGATATAACACTAACTCCAGATTTTCAGATAAACCGGTAGAAATTAAAGTATATCTATTTGATACTATGTATAATTATTCCTATTCAAAGGTTCAGTGTGTTATTGTAatcacaaattttagtatccaGAATTTGgatgccataaaatatttacctGCAGCATATAATGTGAAACGTTGTTTATTCTTCTCAGATCAAATTACAAGTGCGAAACACTTTGGGACTGTAAACGGATTTAGTTGCTATAAACCCTAACAATAGTAATATGTGCAAGCAAATTAACTGAATTTTTTTGGAACTGGACATATCTTGAAGAATAAGGCAATGAAAAATACTGTATATTTTTTTTCTCCATCGATTATGATTAAGACCAATATTATTTTAAGCCTGTTCTATTCTTGCAATTGAAGTATAATTTTATTGAAATGGATTATTTGAACTGATTCTGCTTTTACTCGTGGAAGTTGTATTTAAGAAATAATGGGTCGAGGAGTTAGTAGCGGTGGAGGGCAGAGTTCATTGGGGTATCTTTTTGGAGATGGTGGAACCCCTGCTCCAAAATCTTCTACAAGCACGGCGGAAGCTCCTCCTCAGAACCCGTCTACTGTGGTTAGTCATGTACAAGAGAAGGTCCTAGCTGTTGCTCCACCCCCAccagctgctgctgctgctgctgctgctgttgctaAGCAGATTCCGGCTGGCGTCCATGGAAACCAAACGAACAACTACCTCCGAGCTGATGGCCAGAACTCTGGCAACTTTCTCACGGTAATGATTATTATCTATGAAGTGTTACCATGGAGTCTGTCCATGACATTTTGGCGGTGATTAGTATAAATttgattcttgaatttgatattGATGGGACAACCGAGCCCTTCTCAATTGTATGACCATCAATGTAGTAGAACATCCAACCCTATGTATGCTGTTAGATTTTGATTCACATGATATGATCGAGGGACGTTTTTCTTGCAACAGGATCGACCGTCAACTAAAGTCCATGCTGCCCCAGGTGGTGGTTCTTCCCTGGGATACCTTTTCGGAGGTGGCTCCAACTAATGCcttcaaaattcaaatatgGGGTTGTGTACCATAGGCTTTGTGGAGCTGTTTGAATTTGGGTTGGCACTTATGTACTTCAGTCATTGTGAGAGCTTTTTCTCGCTTTCATCTTTGTAATTCAAATTGCACTAATTTCTATTTCTAATGCACAATTGAATTAGCATTCACTTTCAAGCCAAACGTAATTATTGTATGTTTGAATGTATCATGTTAAAACTCTTAAATTGTAAAAAGACCACGTTCACCCAACCAAGATAACCCGATATTCAGTTGTATCAAAATTTGACAGCTAAAttgtgaaaaagaagaagaaagaagGGTTTCAGATGATCAATATTGCATACTGTCGTTCAAATAGACTAAAAGCTGTAAAATTTTCAAGTTTCACATAAACCCCACTAGTCCAAAGAGAAATGTGGAAAGGTCAATCGAACGAAAGCTCAAAGGCGACAGGTTTAATAATGAATGCAATTTGAGGTGCCAACTTAGAAAAGCCTCCGATTACGAGCGCTGCGACCGTAGCCCCACCTAAATGGGCAGATCCAGAGATTTGGCGATCTCCCTGAAAAAGTCAAAGGTGGCATGAACTTCTCATTTCTAAAAAGTAACATTAATGTTGATAACTCAAATGTCGAGTGAGATTTGCCACGAAATAAAAAGAACATATAGGTTAAACAGTTGAACGAGAGTTAGAATAGCAATGCACATCTGATCTAGAATTTTCAAGCTGTGGTTATCAGTAGTTATGAACTTCATTGAAAGAACATAGATGCACAGTGGAAACGCCATCAATCATTTCCATAAAAACTCTTCAAATATGATCAAATTCGGGCCGTATATCTCCCTCCAAACGATTGATACTTTGATCAAGAAACTTCAAATTCTGACACTTTTCAAAGATGGCCTTCACCAGTGATATTATTACCAGAAACGTTTGCAACTGCCAAATTTTTGCAATTTCTAGGAACAGTTAGCATAATATCAACCTCAATTCTATTAATGGACAGATCAGGAACCTCCAAATCACTAAGTCCAGTCAGACCCCCCATAAATGATATTATGTGACAAATTCAAGAACCTAAGATTCTCACACCGGCCTAAATCTTCGGGTATTGGCCACACCTATCTTGTTTCCTGATAAATCGAGAATCGAGATACATTAGTTTGGTTAAAGCAGAGAAGTTATTAAAGACTTTTCCATCTATATTGCTTCAAAAAAGGTTTATGCCAACCACACGATTCATGGTTTCATTGCAAGAAATTCCAGGCCAAATAAGATTCCATTTCCTGTATTTCCATTGATTTGCAATGACTGGATTTTCTTGCTCCAGAAGTGATCTGAGCTGTAATAGAACTTGCTTATCTGTCTCTAGTGAATTTCCAAGGACAAGTTTTCCTGTGATTTTCAGATAGAATAAGAATTGTTTTAGTCCAAATGTTTATCCTTGAAAAACCCACAAAAATGAAAGAAGAGAAAAACAGTTTTCATGCAGAAGCAACACTTGAAATCACAAAAAGTACTCATCGCCACATATTGCCGAGTGCCGAACACACGTAGAAATATGACTTTAACACCCTCGTTTTCTCTTCATCCTAAGTAGGCGTTCTTTCAGAATAAGTTCCATCACAATAAAGTGTGATCAAATTTCTATGCGAAAATTATCAACAGTTGAATTGGATCCCAGAAAGAAGTTTAACATTCAGAAAAGTGATAAgtatgttaagattggaacatTTAGCAAGTACCTGCAATGAGAGTCAAGAAACATAGATCAGAAGCCAAATGAAACAGGAAATGATAGTTTTCTTCTTCTGACATCATAAATTAAACTCAATCCTGTTTCTTTCCCCAACTTGGATTCTTCAGTCACCAACAATTAAGTAAGaaaaaacttgaaattttggaaaataaCGGGTTTTACGCCAGTCAAACCTATGCATGCATGAGATTAGATATAGCGTGGAGAGTAATGTAAAACATTTGCATGAACACGAGTTATTTTGTTTCTTGGCGGCACTTTTTGATTGGAATCAAAGTCTACGAAAATGAATTGATCAGCTGAGTCGAAAGTTTAGAAAAATATGAATTAACTGTGTTGTGTAATATTGATTAgacaaagagtttgattttgatttcgCAACTTCGGGGAATTACAAAAAGTGGACCAGATTTCCATGTTCTTCCTAGGCTAAATTTGAATCAAAACTTTTTCTAGAAACAAtggcaaaattttattttaaatttgtatatatGAAAATGCCACTGATTTTTGGTGTGATCAAAACTCTCATCCATATTAGTTAGAAGTCATACCTTTGGATGTAAGCCTTATTTCAAAgttacttaattttttttaaagtagttcttttaatattttggaAATATTTGGTCAcgtttttaaatatttcaaaacattACTGAGAGCATTTGAAGAAACAAAAAGGCAGTATTTTTTTAGTGTTTATGCATTAGTTTCTTCTCAAAAAACGACACATAAAAAATGGTTAATAGGTAtctgaaaaaaattaagattacAAGCAAACAACATTTTAAAGATCGAAAAGAGGTTTGGCTGTATCGCATGTATCGAGAAAAAAATCACTTacaacataacataacattctCTGTTACACTAATAATTGATTGTTACATATATCAAATTTCAACTGCGTCATAGTTATAAATTCGTTACATCAACATAAACACTAAAAGTGGAGATGTTATAAGAAAATTATAGGAAATGTTGTGGAAAATTTACAAACTGacaagaaatataaaaaaataaaaaaaatattgagatACATGAACATGAGGTAAGAAAGGACATTGAACTTAACGTGCTAGGCTGTCTTCCAGACAAAGAGACATAGGCATTTAAAACATGcaacttcatgtttctttctttctttctttcttttttttactGCAGCATGGGCGTGAAATTCTCTTTTCTAAAATAAGTATAGCGGCAAGcttaaaaataatttgtttttttaagataaaataattttgtattttatgttttattttaaatttatttatttacttctaATTAAAATTAGTGATTGAATAACTAtatctcaataaaattataattcttGTGGTTGAATATTGGTATTAAGATAATACACATTCtatatttgataatttaaataatgattattaaCGAAATGTAAGCATtcaagtgtgtgtgttttgAGTAATACGCCTTCagcatattaaaaatattttgtctcGCCGCTAGTAATAGAGCCAGAATATATTTAAAgagcaaacattttcataaaatcttttttttattaatttatttttattaaaatacgtcttactaatttaaatttatatatatttgatatgtTTGTATTCAGATGACACTCATATATTAGATACATAAATTTGATATGTTTCGCCACTTTTAATAGACGAGTCAATGGGTAAACACGATAGATAGGCAAGACAACCGTTGCGAATTTAATCAAACGTTGATGATGTAATGCAAACGTGGATAAGTGGACTAATTAATTGTTGCTTTTATTAATTTTGACGTTTGAGCCTATGAAACGTGAGCACCATTTTCCTGAATTATGGACTTCATGTTTAAAATGGATACAATCTTtagtttattttgtttttttttttaaaaaaagagcttaatttaaacatataattgatttaaataaacatcataaaaatatttttagaaacTATTAACATTAATACAAATTTTGGAATATCGAAGTTATAATTTAAGAAAAcactttaattttattttcaaagaaaaaactTCTGTAAAGCTCTCCTGTTTTCCAATCTCTagaaaaaatacttttaaagtAATTTGTTCAATGAAATCCTCCGTCTAGTTTtaccaatttttatttttaaagaaactgctaataaaattatatttgaataaataatttCTCCATTGAaaagaatttgacatcatcataCACGTATATATGGCGTCATttcaatattaaaattaatatatcaatatatatgcATACTCACATTTTTCTATTGCATACGTGCAATAAATCATGTGTATTTAGTATGCTGTTGTCCCTCCCTGGGAACTTACGGTTCTAATTTAGTTTTGCACATGCAAGTTGCAATGAACGTGGAGGGAGTTCTGATAGATTTCTTTTTCCGTTCAACAATTTAACCATCCAAAAACTTTTTATTACGATCATTTTCATTAATCTCTTTAAATAGTTCTTGATTCATGAGATAAGAcgataaaaaataaagataaaaatataaataaactaATTTTCAACTCAAATTCATATAAAACTTAAGCAAAATATAAAATGAtgtaagacaaaaacttgtgagacggtctcatgggtcgtattttgtgagacagatctcttatttgtgaatatcgatagaattgatccgtctcacagataaatattcgtgaaaccgtcttatTTATGATAGAAAGACGTTGAAAGTCATCTTAAATTTGAAGATCGTATCAATATTAAATTCtcaagagaaaaaaaaagagataatGACATGCAACctaatctaattatttaatgCGTGATGGCAGAAAATCCCCACTAACATCAAATCGCACTTTTAAACACAACAAAATAAAACCAAACCAAAAACGAAAGTGGAAAAATGAGAACGAAGAAGAAAATAGACAAAATTCGGGTCCCACTCACACCTTCTCCGGGTCGGGTCTGTCTCAATCTTGACGTGCAGTCTCTCTCTCGACCCATGTGAGCCAAGTTTCTATTTATTCTTCTGTAATTGCTTGCAGCTAACGATCACATGGACTGCTAAATTTTCGTTTCTTATTGTCCTGATATAATTATCCTCAAATCACAATCCAAAGTAGTGATTATCTCCTATAATTTCCCCTCACTTGTTCATACCCAAAAAAAGTAGCTTTTTTAACTACTGCCGTTGACACTGCTTTTCTGTTTCTTGGTTCTTTGGTTTTTTGTTGATTCTGTCGAAATGTGCTGAATTTATTGTTTAATTTCTGTGAGGTGAAAAACCCGTGCTGGATTTGAGGAATTTTGCTTGGCATTTGGTTGTATCGCTGCTTATTTATTGTTTTCACGATCGCATTGTGGCAGTAATTGCTGAATTGTGGAGATATTTAGTAAGAAGTCCAGATTTAAGAAGAAAGTTTGGAGATTGGATTGGAAATCAGGGTTTTGGAACTGATTAGGGGGCAAACAGCGCCATCATTAGATGGCGCTGTTTAGACGATTCTTCTATAAGAAGCCCCCTGATCGGCTTCTAGAGATCTCCGAGAGGGTCTACGGTATGTTCGACTTGCTTATCCTACTCATTTATGTCTGCAGTATGTTTGGCGTTATGAAAATATGGAATCAGTAAGGCCATAGAGTTGGCGAGCTCGTTGGAGCTTCTTGATTGATATTTTCTCACCCTTGCTCGCCTTCTTACTGGTCTTTGACTAGGTTAGCTACGTGATAACTTTGTTCTTGTTTGATGCGACTACATTTGAAACTTCGGAAGTAGTTTTTCTTGGATGACATTTGAATATGCTACCCTAGTTGTTTGAAAGGATGCAGCGGTGGAGGAAGAATGGGGGCAAACACGATGGTTGCCACCGctctattaattttttttgtcaacCGTATATTTTCCCCCTCTCATCTTTAAATTTTATACTTCAAATTTCGCATCCCTTCTGTTAATGTTCTGGTTCGGCTGCTGGGTACATAAACTGCTGCATAATGTCCATTTGGAAATTTTTATCTTAAATTCAACTTCATTTACTGATGTATAGTGCAAAATCTCCAAAGGTAGCATGATTCCTTGTTGTGCAAGATGTTCGTGTTAATTTTGTAGCTTGAAAGTGTCAAAGCGGTTTATATGAAATCTATTGCCATGCCTAATAATGAAGAATGCTTGTTAAGTCATGGCACTTTTGATCATCTTCCATAATAATATCATTATACCTGGAGGATCTTATGTTAAATTGCTACATCTCTGCTAATTCTTTGATCCCACCTAACTCTTTTCTCAAGTTGATTGATTTATGTTGGAACAATGTGATGTTTGCGTTTCATTGAACTTATTGTGTATCGCAGAGGAattaattttagtgagctaccAAGGGTTTTGGATTATTCAATATGTTGATGCAATCTTTATTTGTTTTGTAATGAAGTGTTTGATTGTTGCTTCTCCACTGATGTTCTGGATGAGGATGAGTACAGAGCATATATGAATGGGATTGTATCCCAGCTACAGGACCATTACCCTGATGCTGCTTTTATGGTTTTCAATTTCAAAGAGGGAGAACGGAGGAGCCAAATATCTGATGTATTATCTCAGTACGATATGACTGTCATGGATTACCCTCAGCAGTATGAGGGTTGTCCACTTTTACCACTAGAGATGATCCACCATTTCTTGAGGTCCAGTGAGAGTTGGTTATCACTTGAAGGCCAACAAAATGTGCTTTTGATGCACTGTGAACGTGGAGGGTGGCCTGTCCTTGCATTTATGCTTGCTGGCTTGCTTCTGTATAGAAAACAGTACATTGGTGAACAGAAGACGCTTGAAATGGTATATAAGCAAGCGCCTAGGGAACTTCTTCATCTTATGTCCTCTTCAAATTCACAGCCATCTCAGCTCAGATATCTACAGTACATTTCCAGAAGAAATTTAGATTGGCCTCCACCAGATACTCCTTTGGATTTGGCTTGTTTAATACTCAGAGTCCTTCCTCTATATAATGGTGGGAGAGGATGTCGACCAGCAGTCCGTATTTACGGTCAGGATACTTCTTCGAAAACATCCAGTAGAAGTTCAAAACTTTTGTTTTCAACTTCCAAAAGGAAAAAGCATATTCGTCTCTATCGAATGGTAatataatgaataaaatttacatTGATTACAGTGATTTTATTGGATCTTTTAGCCAATCCTTATTGCTGAATGCAGGAAGAATGCAAACTggtgaaaatagatattcatTGCCGTGTTCAAGGAGATGTTGTCATCGAGTGCATCCATTTAGGCAATGATCAAGTAAGGGAGGAAATGATTTTTAGAGTTATGTTTCACACAGCGTTCATCCGGTCAAATGTTTTGATGCTGACTCGTGATGAAATCGATGTTCTTTGGGATGCCAGGGAACAATTTTCTAAGGATTTTAGAGTTGAGGTAAAGGTTTGTTATAATGCGATGTTTCTTAAATCCTGAAGTTTTAAGAACTGAATTCATTTTTCTCTCTTTCAGGCACTCTTTTCGGATGCAGATTCTGTTCCACCTATTATTGCCAGAGAGTCTGCAAGTGAAGACGGAAATGAAACAGAAAGTGCTTCACCAGATGAATTTTTTGAGGCAGAAGAGATCTTCACTAATGTAGTTGATGGGCACGATGTGAAAGGTGAGTTTAATAATCAGACAGCTCAGCCTAGCGCTCAGAATGGTAGGAGTCTTCATGTGATAGCTGCTCGCAAGGATAATTTGGATCATCATGCATTTCAAGACTGTGCTGCCGATGAAGGTAGTCATGGACTAAACCACAAGTTTGATTCTAGTGTTAAATCTTCACAAGAAAATGCTTTGCATGACAGCGATGCTCAATCAAAGTCTAGGCCCGTTATAGCTGATGCAATCATTTATGAAGAATCCAAGTCTCTCAATTTTGATAAACATGGCAAGGTTGAAGAAGAGGATGACAAGGAATGCGATGAGGTTTCCCTTTCGATGAAGAGGATGGAAAAACAAGGTTCACCGCAGAAGTTTGCTTATGATAACGTTAAGGATATGTCTGATAAGGGGCTCTCAGCTATATCCAAGAAGCAGCCATTTTCCTCTTTAAAGCCTTCTGCAGATTCACTTGGTACCAGTAAGAAGTCTAAGCAGCAAGAGCCACAGAGCTCTATGACAAGACAGGCTAAGCCAACTGCAGTATCCAGGTGGATACCTTCAAATAAAGGTTCTTACACTAATTCAATGCATGTGTATTATCCGCCATCAAGGCACAACTGTGCACCACCTGATTTAGTTCCTGGAAAGGATTCCCCTCCTCGTGGGAAATCTAAGCTACAGGCTGTGACTGCATCTTCTGAAACTTCGGTTACTGCTGATAGAACTGGATCAGGCCGAGGAAGGTACCGTAGTCCAACCTCATCAGATTTGTCACCGTCACGAAAAGCTTCTTCCCGAACTTTGCCTCCATCACCCCTGGTGGAACACGAGACCCTGGGACTTAGTCCAGCTATTCAACCACCTCCATCTCTTACTCccccacctcctccaccacctcctccaccttCTTTTTTGGTTAATGAATCTTCTTTGACACATGTGACAATTGCACAGGAAGTAGAAAACTCACCCTCTTCACCTCTAGCCCTGCCGTCCAATCATGTAAGTTTTACCCCACCTCCTCAGCCTTCTCG
The Primulina tabacum isolate GXHZ01 chromosome 9, ASM2559414v2, whole genome shotgun sequence DNA segment above includes these coding regions:
- the LOC142556147 gene encoding formin-like protein 20 isoform X1 gives rise to the protein MALFRRFFYKKPPDRLLEISERVYVFDCCFSTDVLDEDEYRAYMNGIVSQLQDHYPDAAFMVFNFKEGERRSQISDVLSQYDMTVMDYPQQYEGCPLLPLEMIHHFLRSSESWLSLEGQQNVLLMHCERGGWPVLAFMLAGLLLYRKQYIGEQKTLEMVYKQAPRELLHLMSSSNSQPSQLRYLQYISRRNLDWPPPDTPLDLACLILRVLPLYNGGRGCRPAVRIYGQDTSSKTSSRSSKLLFSTSKRKKHIRLYRMEECKLVKIDIHCRVQGDVVIECIHLGNDQVREEMIFRVMFHTAFIRSNVLMLTRDEIDVLWDAREQFSKDFRVEALFSDADSVPPIIARESASEDGNETESASPDEFFEAEEIFTNVVDGHDVKGEFNNQTAQPSAQNGRSLHVIAARKDNLDHHAFQDCAADEGSHGLNHKFDSSVKSSQENALHDSDAQSKSRPVIADAIIYEESKSLNFDKHGKVEEEDDKECDEVSLSMKRMEKQGSPQKFAYDNVKDMSDKGLSAISKKQPFSSLKPSADSLGTSKKSKQQEPQSSMTRQAKPTAVSRWIPSNKGSYTNSMHVYYPPSRHNCAPPDLVPGKDSPPRGKSKLQAVTASSETSVTADRTGSGRGRYRSPTSSDLSPSRKASSRTLPPSPLVEHETLGLSPAIQPPPSLTPPPPPPPPPPSFLVNESSLTHVTIAQEVENSPSSPLALPSNHVSFTPPPQPSRFSSKSTISFSSSESSSLPSLSPSLPPSTFSTTTSLKKTIHGNISRLPSPSPPPPPPPPTPHDSTIQNVPPPPPPLTGGPFKQRYHSVGIPSCTPPPHSLPLQDSPPPAPPLPSQGFPSFSSHVTPSTPPLSILRCAPPPPPPPAPPLDSLCRPSSEYSALRPLLPQMHRPPPPPPPPIHGAPPPPPPPVLGAPPLPPPPLHGSPSPPPPPPPMIGGAPPPPPVPGASSAPPPPGGHIPGPPIPPGPPRHPGSAPPPPPPFGAKGPAADGRGMLAGRGRGISRPPGLSTVHTPRRSTLKPLHWSKVTRVLQGSLWEEFQRQGEPQVYCSFSNVHQNSMCPNLRPLFSTSLPKSDNAGGQSGGRRKSVGSKPDKVHLIDLRRANNTEIMLTKVKMPLPDMMAAALAMDESILDADQVENLIKFCPTKEEMELLKGYKGDKENLGKCEQFFLELMKVPRVESKLRVFLFKIQFNSQVSDFKRSLNIVNSACEEVRMSIKLKEILKKILYLGNTLNQGTARGSAIGFKLDSLLKLTDTRATNNKMTLMHYLCKVLASKSPSLLDFHEDLVSLEAASKIQLKSLAEEMQAIIKGLEKVKQELLASENDGPVSENFHKTLKEFVDVAEIEGSSVTNLYSVAGRNADALALYFGEDPARCPFEQVPATLLNFVRLFRKAHEENRKQDELEKKKAQKEAEMENPKGIKLTPKATKH